One part of the Salinimonas iocasae genome encodes these proteins:
- a CDS encoding DUF1653 domain-containing protein has protein sequence MESIIKPGIYLHYKGQYYRVYEVARHSEDESLYVVYRPEYGEKSLWIRPLSMFCETVEVNGERMPRFSYVKPLEDG, from the coding sequence ATGGAATCAATAATTAAGCCGGGGATTTACCTGCACTATAAGGGACAATATTACCGGGTGTATGAGGTAGCCCGTCATTCTGAAGATGAGAGTCTCTACGTTGTTTACAGGCCGGAATATGGTGAGAAGTCGCTGTGGATAAGACCGCTTAGTATGTTTTGCGAGACTGTCGAAGTAAACGGGGAGCGCATGCCGCGTTTTTCCTATGTAAAACCTTTAGAAGATGGTTGA
- a CDS encoding Na(+)-translocating NADH-quinone reductase subunit C: MSAKKDSFGKTVGVVVAVCLVCSIVVSGAAVGLRQIQQANKELDKQTNILTAAGLYEAGMSSDVIRTTYEEKVERRYVDLDTGEFTNKPGGDGAEYDMYKAAKQTEMSKKVENSNVGFQRRANVASVWLVKDESDTVTRIIMPVHGSGLWDLMYGFLAVDADGETIRELIYYQQAETPGLGGEVQNPNWQEKWDGKKLYKDGDVAIDVTKSANPSDPYEIDALSGATLTSNGVENTIRYWAGKQGFGEFLKNQAWRS, from the coding sequence GTGTCAGCTAAGAAAGACTCTTTTGGAAAGACGGTTGGCGTTGTTGTAGCCGTCTGTCTGGTATGTTCGATAGTGGTATCTGGCGCAGCAGTAGGTTTGCGCCAGATTCAGCAAGCTAACAAAGAACTGGATAAGCAAACCAACATTCTTACCGCCGCTGGGTTGTATGAAGCGGGTATGAGTAGTGACGTGATACGCACTACTTATGAAGAAAAGGTTGAGCGCCGTTACGTCGATTTGGACACGGGCGAGTTCACCAATAAACCAGGTGGTGATGGTGCTGAGTACGATATGTACAAAGCTGCCAAACAAACTGAAATGAGCAAGAAAGTTGAAAACAGCAATGTTGGCTTTCAGCGTCGGGCGAATGTTGCCAGTGTCTGGTTGGTTAAAGACGAAAGCGATACCGTTACCCGTATCATTATGCCTGTGCATGGTAGTGGTCTGTGGGACCTGATGTATGGCTTTTTAGCGGTTGACGCGGATGGTGAAACAATCCGAGAACTGATTTATTACCAACAAGCGGAAACGCCAGGACTGGGTGGTGAAGTTCAAAACCCTAACTGGCAGGAAAAGTGGGACGGTAAAAAACTGTATAAAGATGGCGACGTAGCCATTGATGTTACTAAAAGTGCTAACCCAAGCGACCCATACGAAATTGACGCGTTATCTGGTGCTACGCTGACCAGTAACGGTGTTGAAAATACAATTCGTTATTGGGCTGGTAAGCAGGGCTTTGGTGAGTTTCTTAAAAACCAAGCCTGGCGGTCATAA
- a CDS encoding GAF domain-containing protein has product MPDIPHMNNEAERIEALRKLNILDTPPEARFDVITHQAQQEFECKTCLISLVAEDRQWFKSRQGLTVNETPRNVSFCTYAIAEEEYLIVPDTHADFRFKNNILVKGEPYIRSYAGMILHSPDGYEIGTFCLIHDDVKHYSEAQINRLRQYARIVELEMIANPEFGGR; this is encoded by the coding sequence ATGCCTGATATCCCGCATATGAATAATGAAGCTGAACGCATTGAAGCATTGCGAAAGCTTAATATCCTCGACACGCCTCCCGAAGCGCGCTTCGACGTTATTACTCACCAGGCGCAACAGGAGTTTGAGTGCAAAACCTGTCTGATAAGTCTGGTGGCTGAAGATCGTCAGTGGTTTAAGTCCCGCCAGGGACTTACTGTTAACGAAACGCCCCGTAATGTTTCATTCTGTACGTATGCTATTGCCGAAGAAGAGTACCTTATTGTCCCTGATACCCATGCTGATTTCAGGTTTAAGAACAACATACTGGTGAAAGGCGAACCCTACATACGTTCTTATGCAGGAATGATTCTTCATTCACCGGATGGCTATGAAATCGGTACGTTTTGTCTGATCCATGATGATGTCAAACATTACAGTGAGGCGCAGATCAACCGCCTCAGGCAGTACGCCCGAATTGTTGAGCTTGAAATGATTGCTAATCCTGAGTTTGGTGGGCGCTGA
- the nqrM gene encoding (Na+)-NQR maturation NqrM has protein sequence MSTFILAFVFFLAMVLAMAVGYLVQKKTISGSCGGLGALGIEKACDCPEPCDRKKARQEKQEARERKLKEWKDNQIL, from the coding sequence ATGAGTACCTTCATTTTAGCTTTTGTTTTTTTCCTAGCGATGGTTCTGGCCATGGCGGTGGGTTACTTGGTGCAAAAGAAAACTATCTCGGGAAGTTGCGGCGGACTGGGTGCGCTGGGTATTGAAAAAGCCTGTGATTGTCCTGAACCGTGCGATCGTAAAAAGGCGCGTCAGGAAAAGCAGGAAGCCAGAGAGAGAAAGCTCAAGGAGTGGAAGGACAATCAAATTCTTTAA
- a CDS encoding NADH:ubiquinone reductase (Na(+)-transporting) subunit D, protein MADAKEMKQVLFGPILDNNPIALQVLGICSALAITTKLETALVMSLALTSVVAFSNLFISLIRNQIPSSVRIIIQMTIIASLVIVVDQILRAYTYEVSKQLSVFVGLIITNCIVMGRAEAYAMKSPPLLSFLDGIGNGLGYSFILICIGIIKELFGFGTILGFEILPVVQNGGWYQGNGLLILPFSSFFLIGGMVWLIRTIRPEQVEPKE, encoded by the coding sequence GTGGCAGACGCAAAAGAAATGAAACAGGTCCTCTTTGGACCGATTCTGGACAACAACCCGATTGCCTTGCAGGTACTGGGTATTTGTTCAGCACTCGCAATTACTACCAAGCTTGAAACAGCTTTGGTTATGTCTCTGGCGCTTACCAGCGTTGTGGCATTTTCTAATTTATTTATTTCACTGATTCGTAACCAGATTCCATCAAGTGTTCGAATCATAATTCAAATGACTATCATCGCATCACTGGTAATCGTCGTTGACCAGATTCTGCGAGCTTACACCTATGAGGTATCGAAGCAGCTTTCGGTCTTCGTGGGCCTGATCATCACGAACTGTATCGTGATGGGACGTGCAGAAGCCTACGCGATGAAGAGCCCACCTCTACTGAGCTTCCTTGACGGAATCGGAAATGGTCTGGGTTACTCTTTCATTCTGATTTGTATCGGTATCATTAAAGAGTTGTTCGGTTTCGGTACTATTCTGGGTTTCGAAATTCTGCCAGTAGTCCAAAACGGTGGCTGGTATCAGGGTAACGGTTTGTTAATCCTTCCGTTTAGTTCGTTCTTCCTGATTGGCGGTATGGTGTGGTTAATTCGTACCATTCGTCCAGAGCAAGTAGAGCCTAAGGAGTAA
- a CDS encoding NADH:ubiquinone reductase (Na(+)-transporting) subunit B, translated as MGLKAYLEKIEPNFEPGGKHEKWYALYEAAATIFYTPGKVNKASTHVRDSIDLKRIMIMVWMATFPAMFYGMYNIGFQASEAIAAGAGTLPDSWQAALFTALGGEFGADAGWGTMMFYGACFWLPIYATTFIVGGFWEVLFASVRKHEVNEGFFVTSVLFALTLPATIPLWQVALGITFGVVIAKEVFGGTGRNFLNPALSGRAFLYFAYPAQISGDQVWVAADGYSGATWLSKAASGEMDYTNMELWWDSFFGAIPGSAGEVSTLAILIGGLFILYMRIASWRIVSGVAIGVAFFATLLNMIGSDTNAMFAMPAHYHFVIGGLAFAMFFMATDPVSASFTNTGKWAFGIFIGFMTVLIRVLNPAFPEGVMLAILFANLWAPLFDYFVAQSNIKRRVARVS; from the coding sequence ATGGGTTTGAAAGCGTATTTAGAAAAAATCGAACCAAACTTTGAGCCGGGTGGAAAACACGAGAAGTGGTACGCGCTTTATGAAGCGGCGGCAACCATTTTCTACACGCCGGGTAAAGTCAATAAAGCCAGCACCCATGTTCGCGACAGTATCGACCTGAAGCGCATCATGATCATGGTGTGGATGGCAACGTTCCCGGCCATGTTTTACGGTATGTACAACATTGGTTTTCAGGCCTCTGAAGCCATTGCTGCCGGTGCCGGTACACTGCCAGATAGCTGGCAGGCCGCTTTGTTCACCGCATTAGGTGGTGAATTCGGTGCAGATGCAGGGTGGGGCACAATGATGTTCTACGGTGCCTGCTTCTGGCTACCTATTTACGCCACCACATTTATCGTGGGTGGATTCTGGGAAGTATTATTTGCTTCAGTGCGTAAGCACGAAGTCAACGAAGGCTTCTTCGTCACGTCGGTTCTTTTTGCACTGACGCTGCCGGCAACGATTCCGCTTTGGCAGGTTGCATTAGGTATTACGTTCGGTGTGGTAATCGCTAAAGAAGTTTTTGGTGGTACTGGCCGTAACTTCCTGAACCCGGCACTATCAGGCCGCGCGTTCCTTTACTTCGCATATCCTGCACAAATTTCTGGTGATCAGGTTTGGGTTGCAGCTGATGGTTATTCCGGTGCGACCTGGTTGAGTAAAGCAGCATCCGGCGAGATGGATTACACCAACATGGAGCTTTGGTGGGATTCATTCTTCGGTGCGATTCCTGGCTCTGCCGGTGAGGTATCTACGCTGGCTATCCTGATTGGTGGTCTGTTTATACTTTATATGCGAATTGCCAGCTGGAGAATCGTCTCGGGTGTAGCTATTGGTGTTGCTTTCTTTGCAACGCTGCTCAATATGATTGGCAGTGACACCAATGCGATGTTCGCAATGCCTGCGCATTACCACTTTGTTATTGGTGGTCTTGCATTCGCTATGTTCTTTATGGCTACCGACCCGGTTTCGGCTTCGTTTACTAACACTGGTAAATGGGCGTTCGGTATCTTCATTGGATTTATGACAGTTTTGATTCGTGTGTTGAACCCAGCCTTCCCTGAAGGTGTGATGTTGGCGATTCTGTTTGCTAACCTTTGGGCACCACTGTTCGACTATTTTGTCGCACAAAGCAATATCAAGCGGAGGGTTGCTCGTGTCAGCTAA
- the nqrE gene encoding NADH:ubiquinone reductase (Na(+)-transporting) subunit E has protein sequence MEHYISLFVRSIFIENMALSLFLGMCTFLAVSKKIKTAMGLGAAVIVVLGISVPVNQVIYVNVLAPGALAWAGFPDADLSFLNFLTFIGVIAALVQILEMSLDKFFPALYNALGIFLPLITVNCAIFGGVAFAVQREYNFGESIVYGVGSGVGWALAIVLLAAVREKLKYADMPDGVRGLGSVFMIAGLMALGFQSFTGIAL, from the coding sequence GTGGAACATTATATTTCTCTATTTGTTCGCTCAATTTTTATTGAGAACATGGCATTGTCCCTGTTCCTGGGGATGTGTACGTTCCTGGCTGTATCTAAGAAAATTAAAACAGCCATGGGTCTGGGTGCAGCGGTAATCGTAGTACTGGGTATCTCAGTACCGGTTAACCAGGTTATCTACGTTAATGTACTGGCGCCAGGTGCGCTTGCATGGGCAGGATTTCCGGACGCTGACCTGAGCTTCCTGAACTTCCTGACGTTTATCGGTGTTATCGCAGCATTGGTACAGATTCTTGAAATGAGTCTGGATAAGTTTTTCCCGGCGCTTTATAACGCCCTGGGTATCTTCCTGCCGCTGATTACCGTTAACTGTGCGATCTTCGGTGGTGTTGCATTCGCTGTTCAGCGTGAATACAACTTCGGTGAAAGTATTGTCTACGGCGTTGGTTCCGGTGTTGGTTGGGCATTGGCCATTGTGCTACTGGCTGCAGTTCGTGAAAAACTTAAGTACGCTGACATGCCGGATGGTGTGCGTGGACTGGGTTCTGTCTTTATGATCGCGGGTTTGATGGCGCTGGGTTTCCAGTCGTTCACCGGCATCGCGCTGTAA
- a CDS encoding FAD:protein FMN transferase, producing MAMLLSFSMLLTACSEDKMPVVHLQGETMGTTYNVKYVVPEGSEPQSDLKKKIDKRLNEINALMSTYDTGSELSRFNQNRYTKPYPVSAETLTVVNEALRLGDMSNNVLDVTVGPLVNLWGFGPNKRPETVPTEQQINDVRAYVGLDKISTTDTALLKSHPMVYVDLSTIAKGYGVDQVAAILEQQEIHNFLVEIGGEMRLKGHRGNGDEWLVAIEKPVTTERAVQKILSVGTNAIATSGDYRNYYEQEGKRYSHLIDPRTGKPITHSLVAVTVVSPSSMTADGLATALMVMGWDEARSLAEKEDLAVLLIRKTDDGFEEYVSPAFEQVVDVRN from the coding sequence ATGGCAATGCTGTTGTCTTTCAGCATGCTTCTTACCGCCTGTAGCGAAGACAAGATGCCAGTGGTTCACTTGCAGGGTGAAACCATGGGCACAACCTACAATGTTAAGTATGTGGTACCGGAAGGTAGCGAGCCGCAATCGGATCTTAAGAAAAAAATTGATAAAAGGTTGAATGAAATAAACGCATTGATGTCTACCTACGACACAGGTTCAGAGCTTTCGCGTTTTAATCAGAACCGTTATACAAAACCTTATCCGGTCTCAGCGGAAACCCTGACAGTGGTCAACGAAGCACTACGTTTGGGCGATATGAGCAATAATGTTCTGGACGTTACGGTTGGTCCTCTGGTGAACTTATGGGGCTTCGGGCCTAATAAGCGTCCGGAAACAGTACCTACAGAACAACAAATAAACGATGTACGAGCATACGTTGGTCTTGATAAAATAAGCACGACCGACACCGCTTTATTAAAGTCGCACCCTATGGTGTATGTCGACTTATCCACTATTGCCAAAGGCTACGGCGTTGATCAGGTGGCCGCAATTCTTGAACAGCAGGAAATACATAATTTTCTGGTCGAGATCGGCGGTGAGATGCGCCTTAAGGGTCACCGCGGGAATGGCGATGAATGGCTGGTCGCCATTGAAAAGCCGGTAACAACAGAGCGTGCAGTACAAAAAATCCTTTCTGTTGGCACCAACGCAATAGCAACATCCGGTGATTACAGAAATTACTATGAGCAGGAAGGGAAGCGTTACTCTCATTTAATCGATCCCAGAACAGGCAAGCCTATTACGCATAGCCTTGTCGCGGTCACAGTGGTTTCGCCTTCGTCAATGACAGCAGATGGTCTGGCGACTGCGCTCATGGTAATGGGATGGGACGAAGCCCGTAGCCTGGCCGAAAAGGAGGACCTGGCGGTGCTGCTAATCAGAAAAACGGATGATGGGTTTGAAGAATATGTATCTCCTGCTTTCGAGCAGGTGGTAGATGTACGAAATTAA
- a CDS encoding Na(+)-translocating NADH-quinone reductase subunit A, whose amino-acid sequence MIKIKKGLDLPIKGAPEQKISDGNTATRVAILGEEYVGMRPTMHIQVGDKVKKGQLLFEDKKNPGVKFTAPAAGEVVEVNRGAKRVLQSVVVKVEGDEAVTFNKIAADKLADSSREDLQQVLVDSGMWTAFRTRPFSKAPALGSTPHSIFVTAMDTSPLAADPTVIIKEREEDFINGLNALTALSGGKVFVCKAPGASVATGNAKVDVEEFGGPHPAGLPGTHIHHLDAVGNAKTVWHINYQDVMALGVLLTTGELDNRRVIALGGPAAKQPRLIRTMIGADIDELTANEIDGGEVRVISGSVLNGTTAQGVHAFLGRFHTQVCALKEGREKKLFGWITPGSDKHSVTRAYLGHLSGSKKFDMTTTTNGSERSMVPIGNYERVMPLDIIPTLLLRDLISGDTDSAQTLGCLELDEEDLALCTYVCPGKYNYGPILRNVLTTIEKEG is encoded by the coding sequence ATGATAAAAATCAAGAAAGGTCTCGACCTCCCGATAAAGGGGGCGCCTGAGCAGAAAATTTCCGATGGAAATACTGCGACGCGCGTTGCCATTCTGGGCGAAGAATATGTAGGCATGCGTCCTACCATGCACATCCAGGTGGGTGATAAAGTGAAGAAAGGTCAGCTTCTTTTTGAAGACAAAAAGAATCCTGGCGTAAAATTCACTGCACCTGCTGCCGGTGAAGTGGTAGAAGTTAACCGCGGTGCCAAACGTGTTCTTCAGTCTGTTGTGGTCAAAGTTGAAGGTGACGAAGCGGTTACTTTCAATAAGATTGCAGCTGATAAGCTGGCCGATTCATCACGTGAAGATTTACAGCAGGTGCTGGTAGACTCCGGGATGTGGACAGCGTTCAGAACCCGTCCGTTCAGCAAGGCGCCCGCCTTAGGTTCAACCCCTCACTCAATCTTTGTTACTGCTATGGATACCAGCCCTCTTGCTGCTGATCCTACGGTAATTATTAAAGAGCGTGAAGAGGATTTCATCAATGGTCTTAACGCACTGACCGCCTTGTCTGGTGGCAAAGTGTTTGTGTGTAAAGCGCCAGGTGCAAGCGTTGCAACCGGCAATGCCAAGGTAGATGTTGAAGAGTTTGGCGGACCACATCCGGCAGGCCTTCCAGGCACACATATCCATCATTTAGATGCTGTTGGCAATGCTAAAACGGTATGGCACATCAATTACCAGGACGTAATGGCGCTTGGTGTATTGCTGACTACCGGTGAGCTGGACAATCGCCGAGTAATCGCGCTGGGTGGACCAGCTGCAAAACAACCACGTCTTATCCGCACTATGATTGGTGCAGATATTGACGAGCTGACTGCCAACGAAATTGATGGTGGTGAAGTGCGTGTTATCTCTGGCTCTGTACTCAATGGTACAACGGCTCAGGGTGTTCACGCGTTTCTTGGTCGTTTCCACACGCAAGTATGCGCGTTGAAAGAAGGCCGTGAGAAAAAGCTGTTCGGCTGGATTACTCCGGGTTCTGACAAGCATTCTGTTACCCGGGCTTATCTTGGCCACCTGAGCGGTAGCAAGAAATTTGATATGACAACAACAACCAATGGTTCCGAGCGGTCTATGGTTCCAATTGGTAACTATGAACGCGTTATGCCTCTGGATATCATTCCTACGCTTCTGCTTAGGGACCTGATTTCAGGTGATACAGACAGTGCTCAGACGTTAGGTTGCCTTGAGTTGGATGAAGAAGATTTGGCGCTGTGTACATATGTATGCCCCGGCAAATACAATTATGGTCCGATTCTGCGCAATGTATTGACCACTATTGAGAAAGAGGGTTAA
- the nqrF gene encoding NADH:ubiquinone reductase (Na(+)-transporting) subunit F translates to MSVEVFLGVGMFIVIVLALVFIIMFAKSKLVPTGDVEILINDDPDKAIKTQPGGKLLGALAEAGIFVSSACGGGGSCGQCRVDIKSGGGEILPTELDHITKREAREGCRLSCQVAVKQDMEIELPEEVFGIKKWDCEVISNDNQATFIKELKLKIPNGESVPFRAGGYIQIEAPPHHVKYKDYDIPDEYHGDWERFGFFDIESKVDEEVIRAYSMANYPEEEGIIMLNVRIATPPPNNLSLPAGKMSSYIWSLKEGDKATISGPFGEFFAKETDNEMIFVGGGAGMAPMRSHIFDQLRRIKTDRKISFWYGARSLREMFYTEDFDELAEENDNFEWHVALSDPQPEDNWEGYTGFIHQVLLENYLKDHPAPEDCEFYMCGPPMMNAAVINMLKDLGVEDENIMLDDFGG, encoded by the coding sequence ATGAGTGTTGAAGTATTCCTTGGCGTCGGCATGTTTATTGTCATCGTACTGGCGCTGGTATTCATCATCATGTTTGCCAAATCAAAATTGGTACCCACTGGTGATGTAGAAATTCTGATCAACGATGATCCTGATAAAGCCATTAAAACACAGCCCGGCGGTAAGCTATTGGGCGCATTGGCTGAAGCAGGTATTTTCGTATCATCAGCCTGTGGTGGCGGTGGTTCGTGTGGTCAGTGCCGCGTAGATATCAAATCTGGTGGTGGTGAGATCCTGCCAACTGAGCTTGACCACATTACTAAGCGTGAAGCTCGTGAAGGTTGCCGTCTGTCATGTCAGGTTGCTGTTAAACAGGACATGGAGATAGAGCTACCTGAAGAAGTGTTTGGTATTAAGAAGTGGGACTGTGAGGTTATCTCGAATGACAACCAGGCCACCTTTATTAAAGAACTTAAACTGAAAATTCCTAACGGCGAGAGCGTTCCGTTCCGCGCGGGTGGTTATATTCAGATTGAGGCGCCGCCACATCACGTTAAATACAAAGACTATGATATTCCAGACGAATATCATGGTGATTGGGAACGTTTTGGCTTCTTTGATATCGAATCAAAAGTTGATGAAGAAGTTATCCGCGCTTACTCAATGGCCAACTATCCAGAAGAAGAAGGGATTATTATGCTTAACGTGCGTATCGCTACGCCGCCGCCTAATAATCTGAGCTTGCCTGCTGGTAAAATGTCTTCTTACATCTGGAGCCTTAAAGAGGGTGATAAAGCCACCATTTCCGGACCGTTTGGCGAATTCTTCGCTAAGGAAACAGATAACGAGATGATTTTCGTTGGTGGTGGTGCTGGTATGGCGCCAATGCGCTCACACATTTTTGACCAGCTTCGCCGGATTAAAACAGATCGTAAGATTTCATTCTGGTACGGTGCACGTTCTCTGCGTGAAATGTTCTATACCGAAGATTTCGACGAGCTGGCTGAAGAGAATGATAACTTTGAGTGGCATGTAGCCTTATCTGACCCGCAGCCAGAAGATAACTGGGAAGGGTACACCGGCTTCATTCACCAGGTGTTACTTGAGAATTATCTTAAGGACCACCCGGCACCTGAAGACTGCGAATTCTACATGTGTGGTCCACCTATGATGAACGCTGCAGTAATCAACATGCTTAAAGACCTTGGTGTCGAAGATGAAAATATCATGCTTGATGACTTCGGTGGCTAA
- the dinB gene encoding DNA polymerase IV produces the protein MRKIIHVDMDCFYAAVEMRDNPALRDIPIAIGGSSDRRGVISTCNYPARKYGVRSAMATAYAMRLCPDLVLVKGRMDVYVQESQKIRAIFSDYTDLIEPLSLDEAYLDVSGSAHCNGSATLIAETIRERIRNELGLTASAGVASCKFVAKVASDENKPDGICVITPDKLDEFVKTMPLGKIPGVGKVTLQKLHRMGLSTCDDIRQYPFERIQKELGKFGSVLWDRAHGVDERPVNVTRKRKSIGVERTLHEDIHTLDECREMLPKLLEKLHERVKNHEAKHTKGKPIRIRTQGVKLKFSDFQLTTVENRHHKLDDIFFDELLQQAYQRAGDRGIRLVGLHIGLAEATPVEQLTLPLDE, from the coding sequence TTGCGTAAAATCATTCATGTCGATATGGATTGCTTTTATGCCGCAGTTGAAATGCGGGATAATCCGGCCCTACGCGATATTCCTATCGCAATAGGCGGGAGTTCTGATCGCCGCGGGGTGATTTCCACCTGTAACTATCCAGCCCGTAAATACGGTGTGCGCTCTGCAATGGCAACCGCCTATGCGATGCGTTTATGCCCTGACTTAGTGCTGGTTAAAGGAAGAATGGACGTTTACGTACAGGAATCTCAGAAAATACGGGCTATCTTTTCTGATTATACCGATTTGATTGAGCCGCTGTCCCTGGATGAGGCGTATCTGGACGTGTCCGGTTCGGCTCATTGCAACGGCAGTGCTACGCTTATTGCTGAAACTATTCGTGAACGAATACGCAATGAGTTGGGGCTGACCGCCTCGGCCGGTGTGGCATCGTGTAAATTTGTGGCCAAAGTCGCCAGCGATGAAAATAAGCCTGATGGTATTTGTGTGATTACACCGGACAAACTCGATGAGTTTGTAAAAACTATGCCGCTGGGAAAGATTCCGGGGGTGGGGAAGGTTACTTTGCAAAAGCTACATCGCATGGGGCTTAGCACGTGTGATGATATCCGACAGTACCCGTTTGAACGTATTCAGAAAGAGCTGGGCAAATTTGGCTCTGTACTCTGGGATCGTGCGCACGGGGTTGATGAGCGCCCCGTTAATGTGACCCGAAAGCGTAAATCTATCGGTGTTGAACGCACGCTGCATGAGGATATCCACACGTTAGACGAATGCAGGGAGATGCTGCCAAAGCTTCTTGAGAAGCTTCACGAACGCGTAAAAAATCATGAGGCTAAGCATACAAAGGGAAAGCCCATCCGCATACGCACGCAAGGGGTGAAACTCAAGTTCAGTGATTTTCAGCTGACCACGGTAGAGAACCGTCATCACAAACTCGATGACATATTTTTTGATGAATTGCTTCAACAGGCATATCAACGTGCTGGTGACAGAGGGATTAGGTTAGTCGGCCTGCATATCGGGCTGGCGGAGGCGACGCCTGTTGAGCAACTGACTTTACCACTGGATGAATAA